In Opitutaceae bacterium TAV5, one genomic interval encodes:
- a CDS encoding anchor protein — MKPDIISSSRRFAAGLFAALLLPLSAAASVLLYDGFDYEAGSLAGKNGGEGFKTAWTNSGASTANDVIASGSSYTDAGGNDLFVKGGKLVVSAANSGIYRTLDPITAAANTTTTWWLSFIGSTSGTPAGGAANNAVLSLRDANTELLSVGAIGGSNAWRVSSNATYSSTNVAASTSEAFVVIRIDVDTTAGGADSIHLWLNPDIGDEAPLASTAASSITGNFWDVFSLNLLRIGASGSFTGIALDELRLGTDFASVAPQAVPEPAVLATLFGGVALLAAFVSRRSGK; from the coding sequence ATGAAACCAGACATCATATCTTCCTCCCGGCGTTTTGCCGCCGGTTTGTTCGCGGCACTGCTCCTGCCGCTCTCTGCCGCGGCGTCCGTCCTGCTTTACGACGGATTCGATTATGAGGCAGGTTCGCTTGCCGGGAAAAACGGTGGCGAGGGCTTCAAAACCGCGTGGACGAATTCAGGCGCGTCTACGGCTAATGACGTCATTGCGAGCGGATCGTCATATACCGATGCCGGCGGCAACGATCTCTTCGTGAAAGGCGGCAAACTTGTCGTTTCAGCGGCGAACAGCGGAATTTATCGCACGCTTGATCCCATAACCGCGGCAGCCAATACAACGACGACCTGGTGGCTTTCATTCATTGGCAGCACCAGTGGCACGCCGGCAGGCGGAGCCGCCAATAACGCGGTGCTCTCATTGCGTGATGCCAATACGGAATTGCTTTCGGTTGGAGCGATCGGCGGGTCGAATGCATGGCGCGTGAGCAGCAACGCAACCTACAGTTCCACCAATGTCGCGGCATCAACATCGGAGGCATTTGTCGTGATTCGTATCGATGTTGACACGACTGCGGGTGGAGCGGACTCCATCCATCTCTGGCTCAATCCGGACATCGGTGACGAGGCACCTCTGGCTTCCACTGCAGCCAGTTCCATCACCGGCAACTTTTGGGATGTATTTTCCCTCAATCTCCTGCGCATTGGCGCCTCGGGCAGCTTCACCGGCATAGCCCTGGACGAATTGCGCCTGGGCACGGATTTTGCCTCGGTGGCGCCGCAGGCGGTGCCCGAACCTGCCGTGCTGGCGACGCTGTTTGGCGGAGTCGCACTGTTGGCTGCGTTTGTCTCCCGCCGATCCGGAAAATAA
- a CDS encoding N-terminal cleavage protein, which yields MKNRAFTLVELLTVIAIIGILAAIIIIPVTARVREQARTTRCLAQMRQVGSAFLMYVNDNRGYLPVQSTPTAQWDAEGSWTYALFPYVDNRALFTCPENQTKQVDARVPVNPMYNPYVSARLTTPVGAPVNVSRSRKPTRDVIMVEEWYASLGNAITASQSANAPDAHWYPHDGKTKRSTLYVDGHVKLTPRGGILHNGVNGECEWEWPRF from the coding sequence ATGAAAAATCGTGCCTTCACCCTTGTCGAACTGCTCACGGTAATCGCCATCATCGGCATCCTTGCGGCCATCATCATCATTCCCGTGACTGCCCGGGTGCGGGAGCAGGCAAGGACCACCCGTTGCCTGGCGCAGATGAGGCAGGTTGGCAGTGCGTTCCTGATGTATGTGAACGACAATCGCGGCTACCTTCCCGTGCAGAGCACGCCTACGGCGCAATGGGATGCGGAGGGGAGCTGGACGTACGCGCTTTTTCCGTATGTGGACAACCGGGCTTTGTTTACCTGCCCGGAAAATCAGACGAAACAGGTGGATGCGCGGGTGCCGGTGAATCCCATGTACAATCCCTATGTCTCGGCGAGGTTGACGACTCCGGTTGGCGCGCCGGTCAATGTATCTCGCTCCCGGAAGCCGACGCGCGATGTGATCATGGTGGAAGAATGGTATGCCTCACTGGGAAATGCCATCACTGCTTCCCAGTCGGCGAACGCTCCTGATGCGCACTGGTATCCGCATGACGGTAAAACCAAACGATCGACGCTGTATGTGGATGGCCATGTAAAACTGACGCCACGCGGAGGCATCCTTCATAATGGCGTGAATGGTGAATGCGAGTGGGAGTGGCCGCGGTTCTAG
- a CDS encoding alpha-mannosidase — protein sequence MDFDEITDDLIADLVLRVRDAVYRTVAPLEITAWRTAEPVAFANRESGTQLALRPGDCRGWGKNLFDCAWMRFRAVVLPEHAGAELVARIDINGELCLVDEAGTPVRGLTCVKSTFDPRLGGPGKTAWRLPPGVVRAGGAVEFWGDAAFNDLFGAVKDGGRIALAELATCREDVRQLYYDLETLRDWLFTLPAASDEARRLRGDFAVLAADWPAGGETPDADGVERARARLRPWFDAAANANTKPALVVHGIGHAHLDLAWLWPIRETIRKGARTFATALYNQERYPEYVFGFSQPQLYAWLKEHYPELYSKIRDAVRAGRIEAQGTFWVEPDCNMPSGEAFVRQILVGARFFREEFGTESDVCWEPDVFGYHGQLPQILKKSGHRYFMTQKLSWNVVNRFGHHSFHWEGIDGTRLLTHMLPEETYNGPAAPRSLRKIADEYAERAVSDHALMAFGIGDGGGGPDAEHLERLRRAPALPGLPAVRIEKAEAFFETWSRDAEKFPVWRGELYLERHQGTLTTQAQVKRNNRRAEIALREAEWAAYLASRYAGAAWPAAALDRLWKEVLLYQFHDILPGSSIRRVYTECNARYEAILGELAEMTRRHYAAVAAAQAAGETRVVAFNSLSWPRDEWLSLGGEWRRVRVPALGMAVVDTAPAAGAEEPAAPVIADGNRLENENFAVTFAADGALASIRDKRAGGREVLAAGEAGNDFVVIADTGDAWDFETDHEKKDVWGYLRRHLARPVLRESATFTDGPCAVRTQVWTVGKSEIRQTIRLFAGAEQIVFETEADWRDKATMLRVRFPVAVTADEASFEIPFGHIRRSTREDTLAQRAQIEVAALQWVDLSETDYGVALLNDCKHGFRVKGHTIDMCLLRSVPHPGTALIGKDDVSADGGDGMDYTDLETHVFRYALRPHAGGCDAAALTAAARAFNTPLAVIGGEEGAAVSGPLRRREASLGSGDSRLATAKGEARGASSQRQVPRPKADSLPCRRSGYAGGTSAPLVCDSPAIELAAIKRAEDGRGWVLRLVNVTSDDVTTWLAAPDAPGAGAWEACDLREAPLTEAVPLTSAGGRLALAFAGFEIRTLRWTPAGGE from the coding sequence GTGGACTTCGACGAAATCACCGACGACCTGATTGCCGACCTGGTGCTCCGGGTGCGCGACGCCGTTTACCGGACGGTGGCGCCGCTGGAAATAACCGCCTGGCGCACGGCCGAGCCGGTGGCGTTTGCCAACCGCGAGTCGGGCACGCAACTGGCCCTGCGTCCCGGCGATTGCCGGGGATGGGGAAAAAACCTTTTCGACTGCGCCTGGATGCGTTTCCGGGCCGTCGTGCTGCCGGAGCACGCGGGCGCGGAGCTCGTGGCGCGCATCGACATCAACGGCGAACTGTGCCTCGTCGATGAAGCCGGCACGCCGGTGCGCGGCCTCACCTGCGTGAAATCCACCTTCGACCCCAGGCTGGGCGGCCCCGGCAAGACGGCGTGGCGGCTGCCGCCCGGCGTCGTTCGCGCTGGCGGCGCGGTCGAATTTTGGGGCGACGCCGCGTTCAACGATCTTTTCGGAGCAGTGAAGGACGGCGGCCGCATCGCGCTGGCCGAACTGGCCACCTGCCGCGAGGACGTGCGCCAGCTTTATTACGATCTGGAGACGCTGCGCGACTGGCTGTTCACGTTGCCGGCCGCGAGCGACGAGGCGCGGCGGCTGCGCGGCGATTTCGCGGTGCTGGCGGCCGACTGGCCCGCGGGCGGCGAAACACCCGATGCGGACGGCGTGGAGCGCGCGCGGGCGCGGCTGCGGCCGTGGTTCGATGCGGCGGCGAACGCGAACACAAAACCGGCGCTTGTCGTCCATGGCATCGGGCACGCGCACCTCGACCTCGCATGGCTCTGGCCGATCCGCGAGACGATCCGCAAGGGCGCCCGGACGTTCGCCACCGCACTCTACAACCAGGAACGTTACCCGGAGTACGTTTTCGGATTCAGCCAGCCGCAGCTCTACGCGTGGCTGAAGGAGCATTACCCCGAGCTGTATTCGAAAATCCGTGATGCCGTTCGCGCCGGGCGGATCGAGGCGCAGGGCACGTTCTGGGTGGAGCCGGATTGCAACATGCCGTCGGGCGAGGCGTTCGTCCGCCAGATTCTGGTCGGGGCGCGGTTTTTCCGCGAGGAGTTCGGCACGGAGTCGGACGTCTGCTGGGAGCCTGACGTATTCGGCTATCACGGACAACTGCCGCAGATCCTGAAAAAAAGCGGTCACCGCTATTTCATGACACAGAAGCTCTCGTGGAACGTGGTCAACCGTTTCGGCCACCACTCGTTTCACTGGGAGGGCATCGACGGCACGCGCCTCCTCACGCACATGCTGCCGGAGGAAACCTACAACGGCCCCGCCGCGCCGCGTTCGTTGCGGAAGATCGCCGACGAGTACGCGGAGCGCGCCGTTTCGGACCACGCGCTGATGGCCTTCGGTATCGGCGACGGCGGCGGCGGACCGGATGCGGAGCACCTGGAGCGCCTGCGGCGCGCGCCGGCATTGCCGGGATTGCCGGCAGTGCGGATCGAAAAGGCGGAGGCGTTTTTCGAAACGTGGAGCCGCGATGCGGAAAAATTCCCGGTGTGGCGCGGCGAGCTTTATCTGGAGCGCCACCAGGGCACGCTCACGACGCAGGCCCAGGTGAAGCGCAACAACCGCCGCGCCGAGATCGCCCTCCGCGAAGCCGAATGGGCGGCGTATCTGGCGAGCCGTTACGCGGGCGCGGCGTGGCCGGCGGCGGCGCTCGACCGGCTCTGGAAGGAAGTGCTGCTGTACCAGTTTCACGACATCCTGCCCGGTTCGTCGATCCGGCGCGTTTATACGGAGTGCAACGCCCGCTACGAGGCGATTCTCGGCGAACTGGCGGAGATGACGCGGCGCCATTACGCGGCCGTCGCGGCGGCGCAGGCTGCCGGCGAAACGCGGGTGGTGGCATTCAATTCGCTTTCCTGGCCGCGCGACGAATGGCTGTCGCTCGGCGGCGAATGGCGGCGCGTCCGCGTGCCGGCGCTCGGCATGGCGGTGGTCGATACCGCGCCGGCGGCCGGAGCGGAAGAGCCTGCGGCCCCGGTCATCGCCGACGGCAACCGGCTGGAAAACGAAAACTTTGCCGTCACGTTCGCTGCCGACGGCGCCCTCGCCTCGATCCGCGACAAGCGGGCGGGCGGGCGCGAGGTGCTGGCGGCGGGCGAGGCAGGCAACGATTTTGTGGTGATCGCCGACACGGGCGACGCATGGGACTTCGAGACCGACCACGAGAAAAAAGACGTGTGGGGCTACCTGCGCCGGCACCTGGCGCGGCCGGTGTTGCGCGAATCGGCGACCTTCACCGACGGACCCTGCGCCGTGCGCACGCAGGTGTGGACGGTCGGGAAATCGGAGATTCGCCAGACGATCCGGCTGTTTGCCGGCGCGGAGCAGATCGTGTTCGAGACCGAAGCCGACTGGCGGGACAAGGCGACGATGCTGCGCGTGCGTTTCCCCGTGGCGGTGACGGCGGACGAGGCGAGTTTCGAGATTCCCTTCGGCCACATCCGCCGCAGCACGCGCGAGGACACGCTGGCGCAGCGCGCGCAGATCGAGGTGGCGGCGTTGCAATGGGTCGATCTTTCGGAGACCGATTACGGCGTGGCGCTGCTCAACGACTGCAAGCACGGGTTCCGCGTCAAGGGACACACGATCGACATGTGCCTGCTGCGCAGCGTGCCGCATCCGGGCACGGCGCTGATCGGCAAGGACGACGTTTCCGCGGACGGCGGCGACGGGATGGATTACACGGATCTGGAGACGCACGTCTTCCGTTATGCGTTGCGTCCGCATGCGGGCGGTTGCGACGCGGCGGCGCTGACGGCGGCGGCCCGCGCGTTCAACACGCCGCTGGCGGTGATCGGAGGCGAGGAAGGAGCGGCGGTCTCCGGACCGCTGCGACGACGCGAAGCGTCGCTAGGTTCGGGAGATTCGCGGCTCGCAACGGCAAAGGGCGAGGCGCGTGGCGCCTCGTCGCAGCGGCAGGTACCGAGGCCAAAGGCCGACAGCTTGCCATGCCGCCGCTCCGGCTACGCGGGCGGGACGTCCGCGCCACTTGTCTGCGATTCGCCGGCCATCGAGCTGGCGGCGATCAAGCGGGCCGAGGATGGCCGCGGTTGGGTGTTGCGGTTGGTCAATGTGACCAGTGACGACGTGACGACCTGGCTGGCCGCGCCGGATGCTCCCGGCGCCGGCGCATGGGAAGCATGCGACCTGCGCGAGGCGCCGCTGACGGAAGCCGTGCCGCTGACGTCGGCCGGCGGGCGCCTGGCGCTGGCATTTGCCGGGTTCGAAATCCGGACGCTGCGCTGGACGCCAGCCGGCGGGGAATAG
- a CDS encoding thioredoxin gives MKHLLSAALLLVAVAAPAALRAGDWLTVPPAFSGDAPLSGRPLLLYFTADWCGFCKQMDRTTLADVAIEKRLAALTRHKLDFDTRRALATRFQVSGIPAFLLVNERGEVLATLSGAQPAEPFSRFLEKGEKLAAEAVKIAQRQQEELAWLAETLTKNPDAQLRHAARERLLEIAARATGRPATFAREKLSALLDADPAAFDDALHHPDLAIRITIGNLLREKRGGHFSYDPWRPAAASPGDDAR, from the coding sequence ATGAAACACCTCCTCTCCGCCGCCCTCCTCCTTGTCGCCGTCGCCGCTCCGGCCGCTCTCCGCGCCGGCGACTGGCTGACCGTGCCGCCGGCCTTTTCCGGCGACGCTCCACTTTCCGGCCGGCCCCTGCTGCTCTACTTCACCGCCGACTGGTGCGGTTTCTGCAAGCAGATGGACCGCACCACCCTCGCCGACGTCGCCATCGAAAAACGCCTCGCCGCCCTCACCCGTCACAAACTCGACTTCGACACCCGGCGCGCGCTCGCCACCCGTTTCCAGGTCAGCGGCATCCCCGCCTTTCTCCTCGTCAACGAACGCGGCGAGGTGCTCGCCACGCTTTCCGGCGCGCAACCCGCCGAGCCTTTTTCCCGTTTTCTGGAAAAAGGCGAAAAGCTCGCCGCCGAGGCCGTCAAGATCGCGCAGCGCCAGCAAGAGGAACTCGCCTGGCTGGCCGAAACCCTGACGAAAAACCCCGACGCGCAACTCCGCCACGCCGCCCGCGAACGCCTCCTCGAAATCGCCGCCCGCGCCACCGGCCGGCCGGCCACGTTTGCCCGGGAAAAACTCTCCGCGCTTCTCGACGCCGATCCCGCCGCATTCGACGACGCCCTGCACCATCCCGACCTCGCCATCCGCATCACCATCGGAAACCTCCTCCGCGAAAAACGCGGCGGGCATTTCAGCTACGATCCCTGGCGACCGGCCGCCGCGTCACCGGGCGACGACGCCCGGTGA
- a CDS encoding cytochrome C, translating into MRPPVFPVFLMALLAAALLPACRRDTLTGTRAVPAASPSDAAAPARPKGRTAFTLFFTSQNHGRLTPCGCFTGQFGGISRLRTALGDTGWLAGARPFGLDAGDALEGPEDYHLLKYKQVVAAYSEMGYAALNAGSTEAALPASTLQWLARQSPVPLVSANLLDAATRRPALPPFTVIRRNGYRIGIAGVVDPRLVRDTLGEGLEAEPVDTALARILPDLKKDADVLILLAFTDEVTLAALARRFYEFRVILGGKVSQPAQELVEENRSLVYYTGNESKSFGALELVAAAGSADLLPGRHEMALLHDRYEQHPSILLLDAAYRREVRAAHLRLDSHAHNEESQIPGVRAAATYTGSAACITCHPSAGEAWKRSLHAHAFETLVRRDADADPSCIGCHTVGFGTPSGYNRLLRQPEFTAVGCESCHGPGSRHVAQRQFGGPATFRFRPLATGDCMKCHHGEFSRPFDWDTFWPLVRHGKEPQT; encoded by the coding sequence ATGCGCCCGCCGGTTTTCCCCGTATTCCTGATGGCCCTGCTGGCCGCCGCGCTCCTGCCGGCCTGCCGTCGCGATACGTTGACCGGCACCCGCGCCGTGCCCGCCGCCTCCCCGTCCGACGCCGCCGCTCCCGCCCGCCCGAAAGGCCGGACGGCCTTCACCCTCTTTTTCACTTCGCAAAACCACGGCCGCCTCACGCCCTGCGGCTGCTTCACCGGCCAGTTCGGCGGCATCTCCCGGCTCAGGACCGCCCTCGGCGACACCGGCTGGCTCGCCGGCGCCCGCCCTTTCGGCCTCGATGCCGGCGACGCGCTCGAAGGCCCCGAGGACTATCACCTGCTCAAGTACAAACAGGTCGTCGCCGCGTATTCGGAAATGGGTTACGCCGCCCTCAACGCCGGCTCCACCGAAGCCGCGCTTCCCGCTTCCACCCTCCAGTGGCTCGCCCGCCAGTCGCCGGTTCCCCTCGTCAGCGCCAACCTCCTCGACGCCGCCACCCGCCGGCCCGCTCTGCCCCCCTTCACCGTCATCCGGCGCAACGGCTACCGCATCGGCATCGCCGGCGTCGTCGATCCCCGGCTCGTGCGCGACACCCTCGGCGAGGGACTCGAGGCCGAGCCTGTCGACACCGCGCTCGCCCGCATCCTCCCCGACCTGAAAAAAGACGCCGACGTTCTCATCCTCCTCGCCTTCACCGACGAGGTGACGCTCGCCGCGCTCGCGCGCCGGTTTTACGAATTCCGCGTCATCCTCGGCGGCAAGGTCAGCCAGCCCGCGCAGGAACTCGTCGAGGAAAACCGCAGCCTCGTCTACTACACCGGCAACGAGTCCAAATCCTTCGGCGCCCTCGAACTCGTGGCCGCCGCCGGCTCCGCCGACCTGCTTCCCGGCCGCCACGAGATGGCCCTCCTCCACGACCGCTACGAACAACACCCCTCCATCCTCCTCCTCGACGCCGCCTACCGCCGCGAAGTCCGCGCGGCTCATCTCCGGCTCGACAGCCACGCCCACAACGAGGAGAGCCAGATTCCCGGCGTGCGCGCCGCCGCCACCTACACCGGCAGCGCCGCCTGCATCACCTGCCACCCCTCGGCCGGAGAAGCCTGGAAACGCAGCCTGCACGCGCACGCCTTCGAGACGCTCGTCCGCCGCGATGCCGACGCCGATCCCTCCTGCATCGGCTGCCACACCGTCGGTTTCGGCACACCTTCCGGCTACAACCGCCTCCTCCGCCAGCCCGAATTCACCGCGGTCGGCTGCGAAAGCTGCCACGGCCCCGGCAGCCGCCACGTTGCCCAGCGCCAGTTCGGCGGCCCCGCCACCTTCCGCTTCCGTCCGCTCGCCACCGGCGATTGCATGAAATGCCACCACGGGGAATTCAGCCGGCCCTTCGACTGGGACACGTTCTGGCCTCTCGTCCGCCACGGCAAGGAACCGCAGACATGA
- a CDS encoding membrane protein — protein sequence MHFLNTALLAALVPLLALPVLIHFLNKRFPQRFLFPTLEHLRKTAAERSRIHRWRHRLLTLVRTLFLLLLLAAFLKPVLDRFGGGAGADAGDSRRVLILVDHSLSMEHSRAGATARQRAAIEAGKIISTLGPDDELNVIAVGQAPAMCFSVFSRNHPDALRFLNALPPGYTRADFTAANLLAARLVDTSPATAAPPSPSAASARAEIYYLSDFRRRDWAQVDFLPLAGRARLYFTDVGAPDAANRAILDVSLPQVRALAGDIVPLEITVGNFSDAPLRDTLTIRIDNNQLLQHEVEAAPWSSARVSVPVPATSPGLHLCEVSLPPDALAADDRHVVTLSVLEKEEILTLSANADPAADPVRFLHAALNPWPGQAGSLLPRHHDTFSLDAAALAGARKIFITRAGPLSDTAAAALAKLLFHGSGIVWFLDADSDADNLARLGQHLDGVTLPITLGPLRKLESIGEDAQQVATGDFKSPFLHLFRGTLRQDLALLEFYDFHTASATGSGRILLRFADETPAMASLEYGLGTLVLMNFSVSEFSGNLARQRIFPAWVQDLVRQLDTAEPPPLSFTAGQPVQGEIWRADLRAGPVKDPSGRTVEVRQEPLGERSAITFTATEPGFYTLAAAGSTRLRTAFAVNPDTAESDLRPVDKAHLPAQLAEGQQAALIEGQSDYDEVARGRPVWQWFLLTALAFLVIEMALQLFVARRPAR from the coding sequence ATGCACTTCCTCAACACCGCCCTCCTCGCCGCGCTCGTCCCGCTGCTCGCGCTGCCGGTGCTGATCCATTTTCTCAACAAGCGCTTCCCGCAACGTTTCCTCTTCCCGACCCTCGAGCACCTCCGCAAGACCGCCGCCGAACGCTCCCGCATCCACCGCTGGCGGCACCGTCTCCTCACCCTCGTCCGCACGCTGTTCCTGCTGCTCCTCCTCGCCGCCTTCCTGAAGCCCGTCCTCGACCGCTTCGGCGGCGGCGCCGGCGCGGATGCCGGCGACTCCCGCCGCGTCCTCATCCTCGTTGACCACTCCCTCAGCATGGAGCACAGCCGGGCCGGCGCCACCGCCCGCCAGCGCGCCGCCATCGAAGCCGGCAAGATCATCTCCACGCTCGGCCCCGACGACGAACTCAACGTCATCGCCGTCGGCCAGGCCCCCGCCATGTGCTTCAGCGTGTTCTCGCGCAACCATCCCGACGCCCTCCGCTTTCTCAACGCTCTCCCGCCCGGCTACACCCGCGCCGATTTCACCGCGGCCAACCTCCTCGCCGCGCGCCTCGTCGACACCTCGCCCGCCACCGCCGCCCCCCCCTCTCCTTCGGCTGCCTCCGCCCGGGCCGAAATCTACTACCTCTCCGACTTCCGCCGCCGCGACTGGGCGCAGGTCGATTTCCTCCCGCTTGCGGGACGCGCCCGCCTGTACTTCACCGACGTGGGCGCCCCCGACGCCGCCAACCGCGCCATCCTCGACGTCTCCCTCCCGCAGGTCCGCGCCCTCGCCGGCGACATCGTGCCGCTCGAAATCACCGTCGGCAACTTCTCCGACGCCCCGCTCCGCGACACCCTCACGATCCGCATCGACAACAACCAGCTCCTCCAGCACGAGGTCGAAGCCGCCCCCTGGTCGTCCGCCCGCGTCAGCGTTCCCGTCCCCGCCACCTCGCCCGGCCTCCACCTCTGCGAAGTCTCGCTCCCGCCCGATGCCCTCGCCGCCGACGACCGCCACGTCGTCACCCTTTCCGTCCTCGAAAAAGAGGAAATCCTCACCCTCTCCGCCAACGCCGACCCCGCCGCCGATCCCGTCCGTTTTCTCCACGCCGCGCTCAACCCCTGGCCCGGCCAGGCCGGCTCGCTCCTCCCCCGGCATCACGACACCTTCTCGCTCGATGCCGCCGCCCTCGCCGGCGCCAGAAAAATCTTCATCACCCGCGCCGGCCCTCTCTCCGACACCGCCGCCGCCGCGCTCGCGAAGCTTCTCTTTCACGGCAGCGGCATCGTCTGGTTTCTCGATGCCGACTCCGATGCCGACAACCTCGCCCGCCTCGGGCAACACCTCGACGGCGTCACCCTCCCCATCACGCTCGGCCCGCTCCGCAAACTGGAATCCATCGGCGAAGACGCGCAACAGGTCGCCACCGGCGATTTCAAATCCCCCTTCCTCCACCTCTTCCGCGGCACGCTCCGCCAGGACCTGGCGCTTCTCGAATTTTACGATTTCCACACGGCCAGCGCCACCGGCTCCGGCCGCATCCTGCTGCGCTTTGCCGACGAAACCCCGGCCATGGCTTCCCTCGAATACGGCCTCGGCACACTCGTGCTGATGAATTTTTCCGTCAGCGAATTTTCCGGCAACCTCGCCCGCCAGCGCATCTTTCCCGCGTGGGTGCAGGATCTCGTCAGGCAACTCGACACCGCCGAGCCGCCTCCCCTGTCCTTCACCGCCGGCCAGCCCGTGCAGGGCGAGATCTGGCGCGCCGACCTCCGCGCCGGTCCGGTCAAGGATCCGTCCGGCCGCACCGTCGAGGTCCGCCAGGAACCGCTCGGCGAACGCTCCGCCATCACCTTCACCGCCACCGAACCCGGTTTCTACACACTCGCCGCTGCCGGCAGCACCCGCCTCCGCACCGCCTTCGCCGTCAACCCCGACACCGCCGAATCCGACCTGCGCCCCGTGGACAAGGCCCACCTCCCCGCCCAGCTCGCCGAAGGCCAGCAGGCCGCCCTGATCGAAGGCCAGAGCGACTACGACGAAGTCGCCCGCGGCCGCCCCGTCTGGCAGTGGTTCCTCCTCACCGCGCTCGCCTTCCTCGTCATCGAGATGGCGCTGCAACTGTTCGTCGCCCGGAGGCCCGCCCGATGA
- a CDS encoding ATPase AAA has protein sequence MKDFAPEDIQGIFQKIRDELARVIVGQDQIVQLLLVSLFARGHCLLVGVPGLAKTLLVKSLAESLHLAFRRIQFTPDLMPSDIIGSELLQEKDRRLEFEYQAGPIFTHLLLADEINRTPPKTQSALLEAMQERRVTVGHETRQLPDPFLVIATQNPIEQEGTYPLPEAQLDRFMFSLALDYPTPAEEIEIVRRTTLAAPVAISPVVTREQILAAQHFVLAAPVSDHVIDYAVRLASATRPRSEGAPQVTRDFVEWGAGPRASQYLVLGAKALALLKGNLAPETADVRDVATAVLPHRVITNYRATGAGKKSVDIVAELLRTVRENAY, from the coding sequence ATGAAGGACTTTGCCCCGGAAGACATTCAGGGAATTTTCCAGAAAATCCGCGACGAACTCGCCAGGGTGATCGTCGGCCAGGACCAGATCGTGCAACTCCTGCTCGTCAGCCTCTTCGCCCGCGGCCATTGCCTGCTCGTCGGCGTGCCCGGCCTCGCCAAGACGCTGCTCGTCAAGTCGCTCGCCGAATCCCTGCACCTCGCGTTCCGCCGCATCCAGTTCACGCCCGACCTCATGCCGAGCGACATCATCGGCTCCGAACTCTTGCAGGAGAAGGACCGCCGCCTGGAATTCGAGTATCAGGCCGGACCCATCTTCACCCACCTCCTCCTCGCCGACGAAATCAACCGCACCCCGCCCAAAACCCAGTCCGCCCTGCTCGAGGCCATGCAGGAACGCCGCGTCACCGTCGGCCACGAAACCCGCCAGCTTCCCGATCCCTTCCTCGTCATCGCCACGCAAAACCCCATCGAGCAGGAAGGCACCTACCCGCTTCCCGAAGCGCAGCTCGACCGCTTCATGTTTTCGCTCGCGCTCGATTACCCGACACCGGCCGAGGAAATCGAGATCGTCCGCCGCACCACGCTGGCCGCCCCCGTCGCCATCTCCCCGGTCGTCACCCGCGAACAGATCCTCGCCGCGCAACACTTCGTGCTCGCCGCGCCGGTTTCCGATCACGTCATCGACTACGCCGTGCGCCTCGCCTCCGCCACCCGTCCCCGCTCCGAAGGCGCGCCGCAGGTCACGCGCGATTTTGTCGAATGGGGCGCCGGTCCGCGCGCCTCGCAATACCTCGTCCTCGGCGCCAAGGCGCTCGCACTGCTCAAGGGCAACCTCGCCCCCGAAACCGCCGACGTCCGCGACGTCGCCACCGCCGTGCTCCCGCACCGCGTCATCACCAATTACCGCGCCACCGGGGCCGGAAAAAAATCCGTCGACATTGTCGCCGAGCTTCTGCGGACGGTTCGGGAAAACGCCTACTGA